One genomic window of Streptomonospora nanhaiensis includes the following:
- a CDS encoding response regulator: MIRVVVAEDQWAVRSGLVMILDSAPDIEVVAEAADGEEAVAAALRARPDVVLMDVRMPRKNGITAARELAAQGIDVLILTTFDLDEYVFGALRAGAAGFLLKNIEADDLTEAVRVVARGEGMIAPAVTRRLIREFAGGAGAMGAARGAAAGGAPTAQIPPAAVAELTPREREVLGCVGEGLSNRQIARRLGITETTTKTHVSRILAKLGLRSRVQAAIAAQELGLAE; this comes from the coding sequence GTGATCCGGGTCGTGGTGGCCGAGGACCAGTGGGCGGTGCGGTCGGGGCTGGTGATGATCCTGGACTCCGCGCCCGACATCGAGGTGGTGGCCGAGGCCGCCGACGGGGAGGAGGCGGTGGCGGCGGCGCTGCGCGCCCGGCCCGACGTGGTGCTGATGGACGTGCGCATGCCGCGCAAGAACGGCATCACCGCCGCCCGCGAGCTGGCGGCCCAGGGGATCGACGTGCTGATCCTGACGACCTTCGACCTGGACGAGTACGTCTTCGGCGCGCTGCGCGCGGGCGCCGCGGGGTTCCTGCTGAAGAACATCGAGGCCGACGACCTCACCGAGGCGGTGCGGGTGGTGGCGCGCGGCGAGGGCATGATCGCCCCGGCGGTGACGCGCCGGCTCATCCGGGAGTTCGCCGGCGGCGCCGGGGCGATGGGCGCAGCCCGGGGCGCCGCCGCGGGCGGGGCCCCGACGGCGCAGATCCCCCCGGCGGCGGTGGCCGAGCTGACCCCGCGCGAGCGAGAGGTGCTGGGCTGCGTGGGCGAGGGCCTGTCCAACCGGCAGATCGCCCGGCGGCTGGGGATCACCGAGACCACGACCAAGACCCACGTCAGCCGCATCCTGGCCAAGCTGGGCCTGCGCAGCCGGGTCCAGGCCGCCATCGCCGCCCAGGAGCTGGGCCTGGCCGAGTGA
- a CDS encoding TetR/AcrR family transcriptional regulator encodes MSRNNAGLTEDRIITEALRIIDGQGLRRLTMRRLGDALEVEAMAIYHHFPLGKEQLFDAIVAYVSDVARPAADEGGADGAGGEADSDGEEREPAAPDPRPWDERLRAWAADYRRALLAHAQALPLFIHRRPDTEAAMRSLEVLYAAFTEAGLAGADVVRAAAALDSYVTGAVVREVRAEGLPAQRPAALDGRFPHVTALREVRPDPEAVFTAGLDALLRALTAPAASA; translated from the coding sequence GTGAGTCGAAACAACGCCGGTCTGACCGAGGACCGCATCATCACCGAGGCCCTGCGCATCATCGACGGGCAGGGGCTGCGCCGGCTGACCATGCGCCGCCTCGGCGACGCCCTGGAGGTGGAGGCCATGGCCATCTACCACCACTTCCCGCTGGGCAAGGAGCAGCTCTTCGACGCCATCGTCGCCTACGTCAGCGACGTCGCGCGCCCGGCCGCCGACGAGGGCGGCGCGGACGGGGCCGGCGGGGAGGCCGACTCCGACGGGGAGGAGCGGGAGCCGGCCGCGCCCGACCCCCGGCCCTGGGACGAGCGGCTGCGCGCCTGGGCCGCCGACTACCGCCGCGCCCTGCTGGCCCACGCCCAGGCGCTGCCCCTGTTCATCCACCGCCGCCCCGACACCGAGGCCGCGATGCGCTCCCTGGAGGTGCTCTACGCCGCCTTCACCGAGGCCGGCCTGGCGGGCGCCGACGTGGTGCGGGCCGCGGCCGCACTGGACTCCTACGTCACCGGAGCCGTGGTGCGCGAGGTCCGGGCCGAGGGCCTGCCCGCCCAGCGCCCGGCCGCGCTCGACGGCCGCTTCCCGCACGTGACCGCGCTGCGCGAGGTGCGGCCCGACCCCGAGGCGGTGTTCACCGCCGGCCTGGACGCGCTGCTGCGCGCGCTGACCGCCCCGGCGGCCTCCGCCTAG
- a CDS encoding GntR family transcriptional regulator, which translates to MPDAIRIDPSSKVPPYEQIRSSVANAAARGELPVGYKLPTVRALAEQLKVAVNTVARAYRELEQAGVVETRGRSGTFIAANGDEQRAEAVAAARAYAGVISKLGLERDEALDIVRAALRG; encoded by the coding sequence ATGCCCGATGCGATCCGCATCGACCCGTCGTCAAAGGTTCCCCCGTATGAGCAGATACGGTCGTCGGTGGCCAACGCGGCGGCCCGGGGAGAGCTGCCCGTCGGCTACAAGCTGCCGACGGTCCGCGCGCTGGCCGAACAGCTGAAGGTCGCGGTCAACACCGTCGCCCGTGCCTACCGGGAGCTGGAGCAGGCCGGGGTCGTCGAGACCCGCGGCCGGTCGGGCACCTTCATCGCCGCCAACGGCGACGAGCAGAGGGCCGAGGCCGTGGCCGCCGCGCGCGCCTACGCCGGCGTGATCTCCAAGCTGGGGCTGGAGCGCGACGAGGCGCTCGACATCGTCCGCGCGGCGCTGCGCGGCTGA
- a CDS encoding RNA polymerase sigma factor, which yields MSRTALATSPTVAQNADGRTVASAALDELITRGRSQGHLSLAELRAAFSAAGISPADGRSILRELTDAGVRLANGGGDAAAVESVDADVEDEALEDALDSAPADTEPAKSGGPAPGTAAEPDGPEADLDDQSPAMGDSVHTYLKAIGRRQLLTAEEEVDLAKRIEAGLYAEYRLGLLEESDADPAELSDTERADLTEIAEDGRRAKQHMLEANLRLVVSVAKKYSDRGMSLLDVVQEGNLGLIRAVEKFDYTKGFKFSTYAMWWIRQAIQRGFADSARTIRLPVHVLELLSKVSRLERDMHQTLGREPTPEELAVELDKTPSQIEELLRVTRQPISLDSTIGEDGETRIGDLIEDIDASEASEVVDRQLMADQLRRALEDLEPREATIMSLRFGLMDGRPRTLDEIGKHLGLTRERIRQLEKQSLSKLRHPSRAQQLLDFAS from the coding sequence ATGTCGCGCACTGCCCTAGCCACTTCTCCCACGGTGGCGCAGAACGCCGACGGCCGGACCGTCGCCTCCGCGGCGCTGGACGAGCTGATCACCCGGGGGCGCTCCCAGGGACACCTGTCCCTTGCGGAGCTTCGCGCCGCGTTCTCCGCGGCGGGCATCAGCCCGGCCGACGGCCGCTCCATCCTGCGTGAACTCACCGACGCCGGAGTGCGGCTCGCCAACGGGGGCGGCGACGCCGCGGCGGTGGAGTCCGTGGACGCCGACGTCGAGGACGAGGCGCTGGAAGACGCGCTCGACTCCGCGCCCGCGGACACCGAGCCCGCCAAGTCCGGCGGCCCCGCCCCGGGCACCGCCGCCGAGCCCGACGGCCCCGAGGCCGATCTGGACGACCAGTCCCCCGCCATGGGCGACTCCGTCCACACCTACCTCAAGGCCATCGGCCGCCGGCAGCTCCTCACCGCCGAGGAGGAGGTCGACCTCGCCAAGCGGATCGAGGCCGGGCTCTACGCCGAGTACCGCCTGGGCCTGCTGGAGGAGTCCGACGCCGACCCCGCCGAGCTGTCCGACACCGAGCGCGCCGACCTCACCGAGATCGCCGAGGACGGCCGCCGCGCCAAGCAGCACATGCTGGAGGCCAACCTCCGCCTGGTGGTCTCGGTCGCCAAGAAGTACAGCGACCGCGGCATGTCCCTGCTCGACGTCGTCCAGGAGGGCAACCTCGGCCTGATCCGGGCCGTCGAGAAGTTCGACTACACCAAGGGCTTCAAGTTCTCCACCTACGCCATGTGGTGGATCCGCCAGGCCATACAGCGCGGTTTCGCCGACTCCGCGCGCACCATCCGCCTGCCGGTGCACGTCCTGGAGCTGCTGAGCAAGGTCAGCCGCCTGGAGCGCGACATGCACCAGACCCTCGGCCGCGAGCCCACGCCCGAGGAACTGGCCGTGGAGCTGGACAAGACCCCGTCGCAGATCGAGGAGCTGCTGCGCGTCACGCGCCAGCCCATCAGCCTCGACTCCACCATCGGCGAGGACGGCGAGACCCGCATCGGCGACCTCATCGAGGACATCGACGCCTCCGAGGCCTCCGAGGTGGTCGACCGCCAGCTCATGGCCGACCAGCTCCGCCGGGCGCTGGAGGACCTCGAACCGCGCGAGGCCACGATCATGTCCCTGCGGTTCGGCCTCATGGACGGCCGGCCCCGCACCCTCGACGAGATCGGCAAGCACCTCGGGCTGACCCGCGAGCGCATCCGGCAGCTGGAGAAGCAGTCCCTGTCGAAGCTGCGGCACCCCAGCCGGGCCCAGCAGCTCCTCGACTTCGCCAGCTAG
- a CDS encoding AMP-binding protein — protein sequence MGLDPGRLTALLSDALEGTGPALLPIDPDTPRPRLEHILATMRPAALHTPEGTTALADPAGTAEDVAVAIATSGSTGAPKGVELTAGALTASVHASLSRIGARPADPWLCLLPPAHISGLLVLVRALVTGARPLHQRFDPATVLATARRHRPHVSLVPTQLHRLLAAGADLSAFNTILLGGAAAPEHLLAAARAAGGTVVTTYGMSETCGGCVYDGLPLDGVRARLDDDGRILLAGPALFSGYRLDPAATAAHTRTDSDGTRWFATSDLGVFDAEGRLRVRGRADDVINTGGHKVVAGEVAALLARLDSVGEAVVVGRPDPEWGQRVTAVVVPADPAAPPSLADLRDWVRRHLPAYAAPRELDLRAALPLLASGKPDLVALRRAPAARD from the coding sequence ATGGGCCTGGACCCCGGCCGCCTCACCGCCCTGCTGTCCGACGCGCTGGAGGGCACCGGCCCGGCCCTGCTGCCCATCGACCCGGACACCCCCCGGCCGCGGCTGGAGCACATCCTGGCCACCATGCGCCCGGCCGCCCTGCACACCCCCGAGGGCACCACGGCGCTGGCCGACCCCGCCGGCACCGCCGAGGACGTCGCGGTCGCCATCGCCACCTCGGGCTCCACCGGCGCGCCCAAGGGAGTCGAACTCACCGCCGGGGCCCTCACCGCCTCGGTGCACGCCTCCCTGTCCCGCATCGGCGCCCGCCCCGCCGACCCGTGGCTGTGCCTGCTGCCGCCCGCCCACATCTCGGGGCTGCTCGTCCTGGTCCGCGCCCTGGTCACCGGCGCCCGGCCGCTGCACCAGCGCTTCGACCCGGCCACCGTGCTGGCGACCGCCCGGCGCCACCGCCCCCACGTCTCCCTGGTGCCCACCCAGCTGCACCGGCTGCTGGCCGCCGGCGCCGACCTGTCGGCCTTCAACACCATCCTGCTGGGCGGCGCCGCGGCGCCCGAGCACCTGCTGGCCGCCGCCCGCGCGGCCGGGGGCACCGTGGTCACGACCTACGGCATGAGCGAGACCTGCGGCGGCTGCGTCTACGACGGCCTCCCCCTCGACGGCGTGCGCGCGCGCCTGGACGACGACGGCCGGATCCTGCTCGCCGGGCCCGCCCTCTTCAGCGGCTACCGTCTGGACCCCGCGGCCACCGCCGCCCACACCCGCACCGACTCCGACGGCACCCGCTGGTTCGCCACCAGCGACCTGGGGGTGTTCGACGCCGAGGGCCGGCTGCGGGTGCGCGGGCGCGCGGACGACGTCATCAACACCGGCGGGCACAAGGTCGTCGCCGGCGAGGTCGCCGCGCTGCTGGCGCGCCTGGACTCCGTCGGCGAGGCCGTCGTGGTGGGCCGCCCCGACCCCGAGTGGGGCCAGCGCGTCACCGCCGTGGTGGTGCCCGCCGACCCCGCCGCCCCGCCCTCGCTGGCCGACCTGCGCGACTGGGTCCGCCGCCACCTGCCCGCCTACGCCGCGCCCCGCGAACTCGACCTGCGCGCCGCCCTCCCGCTGCTGGCCTCCGGCAAGCCCGACCTGGTCGCCCTGCGCCGCGCACCCGCCGCCCGCGATTGA
- the menB gene encoding 1,4-dihydroxy-2-naphthoyl-CoA synthase, whose amino-acid sequence MTTGVSGVKWRRSGEYTDIIYETAEGIAKITINRPERHNAFRPQTLFELQDAFNAARDDSEVGVIIFTGAGDRAFCSGGDQKIRGDDGYMGDDEVARKGIGRLNVLDLQVQIRRLPKPVIAMVAGYAIGGGHVLHVCCDLTVAADNARFGQTGPKVGSFDGGYGSWLLAQTVGLKKAREIWYLCRQYSAQEALDMGLVNTVVPLERLEEETVAWARELLEKSPLALRMLKGAINAVSDGAAGMQQFAGDATMLYYMSEEAQEGRDAFKEKRRPEFERFPRRP is encoded by the coding sequence ATGACGACAGGCGTGAGCGGCGTGAAGTGGCGGCGGTCCGGTGAGTACACCGACATCATCTACGAGACCGCCGAGGGGATCGCCAAGATCACGATCAACCGACCCGAGCGGCACAACGCGTTCCGCCCGCAGACCCTCTTTGAGCTGCAGGACGCCTTCAACGCCGCGCGCGACGACTCCGAGGTCGGCGTGATCATCTTCACCGGCGCCGGCGACCGCGCGTTCTGCTCGGGCGGCGACCAGAAGATCCGCGGCGACGACGGCTACATGGGCGACGACGAGGTCGCCCGCAAGGGCATCGGCCGGCTCAACGTGCTGGACCTGCAGGTGCAGATCCGCCGGCTGCCCAAGCCGGTGATCGCGATGGTGGCCGGCTACGCCATCGGCGGCGGGCACGTGCTGCACGTGTGCTGCGACCTCACCGTCGCCGCCGACAACGCCCGCTTCGGCCAGACCGGCCCCAAGGTCGGCTCCTTCGACGGCGGCTACGGCTCCTGGCTGCTGGCCCAGACCGTCGGGCTGAAGAAGGCCCGCGAGATCTGGTACCTGTGCCGGCAGTACAGCGCCCAGGAGGCGCTGGACATGGGCCTGGTCAACACGGTCGTTCCGCTGGAGCGGCTGGAGGAGGAGACCGTCGCCTGGGCGCGGGAGCTGCTGGAGAAGTCGCCGCTGGCGCTGCGCATGCTCAAGGGCGCGATCAACGCGGTGAGCGACGGCGCGGCCGGCATGCAGCAGTTCGCCGGCGACGCCACGATGCTCTACTACATGAGCGAGGAGGCCCAGGAGGGCCGCGACGCGTTCAAGGAGAAGCGCCGCCCCGAGTTCGAGCGCTTCCCCCGCCGTCCGTAG
- a CDS encoding o-succinylbenzoate synthase has protein sequence MGLEGFAEARAFAVPLRTRFRGVTAREGLLVRGAAGWGEFSPFAEYGPRECARWWAACVEAAEEGWPDPVRAAVPVNVTVPAVGPEEAARIVAAGGCATAKVKVAERGQDPGEDMARVEAVRAAIGPAGRVRVDANGAWDVDTAVRMVRALDRFGLEYVEQPCASLEELARVRRRVEVPVAADESVRRAEDPLRVRAAGAADIVVLKVQPLGGVRAALRVAEACGLPVVVSSAVETSVGLAAGVALAAALPELPYACGLATAQLLAGDVCADPLLPVAGELPVRRPEVDPGRLAAVEADAAPWLARAQAARRAGEAAAERGR, from the coding sequence ATGGGCCTGGAGGGCTTCGCCGAGGCGCGGGCGTTCGCGGTGCCGCTGCGGACGAGGTTCCGCGGCGTCACGGCGCGCGAGGGGCTGCTGGTGCGCGGCGCGGCGGGCTGGGGGGAGTTCTCGCCGTTCGCCGAGTACGGGCCCCGCGAGTGCGCGCGGTGGTGGGCGGCGTGCGTCGAGGCCGCCGAGGAGGGCTGGCCCGACCCGGTGCGCGCCGCGGTCCCGGTGAACGTGACGGTGCCGGCGGTGGGCCCGGAGGAGGCGGCGCGCATCGTCGCCGCGGGGGGCTGCGCCACGGCCAAGGTCAAGGTGGCCGAGCGCGGCCAGGACCCGGGCGAGGACATGGCCCGGGTCGAGGCGGTGCGCGCGGCGATCGGCCCGGCCGGGCGGGTGCGCGTGGACGCCAACGGCGCCTGGGACGTCGACACCGCCGTGCGGATGGTGCGCGCGCTGGACCGCTTCGGGCTGGAGTACGTGGAGCAGCCGTGCGCGAGCCTGGAGGAGCTGGCGCGCGTGCGGCGGCGGGTGGAGGTCCCGGTGGCCGCCGACGAGTCGGTGCGCCGGGCCGAGGACCCGCTGCGGGTGCGCGCGGCCGGGGCCGCCGACATCGTGGTGCTCAAGGTGCAGCCGCTGGGCGGTGTGCGGGCGGCCCTGCGGGTCGCCGAGGCGTGCGGGCTGCCGGTGGTGGTCTCCAGTGCGGTCGAGACCTCGGTGGGCCTGGCGGCCGGGGTGGCGCTGGCCGCGGCGCTGCCCGAGCTGCCCTACGCGTGCGGCCTGGCCACCGCCCAGCTGCTGGCGGGCGACGTGTGCGCCGACCCGCTGCTGCCGGTGGCGGGGGAGCTGCCGGTGCGCCGCCCCGAGGTCGACCCGGGGCGGCTGGCCGCGGTGGAGGCCGACGCCGCACCGTGGCTGGCGCGCGCGCAGGCGGCGCGGCGCGCCGGGGAAGCGGCCGCGGAGCGGGGCCGGTGA
- the menD gene encoding 2-succinyl-5-enolpyruvyl-6-hydroxy-3-cyclohexene-1-carboxylic-acid synthase — translation MNPSTALARVLVDELARCGLTEAVVAPGSRSTPLAMALAAHPDVRVHVRIDERSASFLALGLARAERRPAALVCTSGTAAANFHPAVLEADQSGVPLLILTADRPPELRDTGANQTVDQIDLYGSAVRMFTEVGTPEAVPGMVAYWRSLACRAWGAAVAERPGAVHLNLAFREPLVPEEPAPGTPADSGWPEPLAGRAQGRPWITAGAPPVEPPTVELPPVERGVIICGDGDYDPIPFLGLAAATGWPLLAEPTSNARRAEAVSTYRHLLASPDFAAAHEPELIVSVGRPGLSRQLMAYLKRARRHVVVGPARGFADPQRTATDVVPAVAPPAGADPDTPWARSWRRAEARARAALDAVLDGEDALSEVRLARDLAAQLPNGSLLFAGSSMPIRDLDAAMSARCGARIIGNRGVSGIDGTVSTAVGAALAHQRAGGGGAYALLGDLALLHDQNGLVIGPGEPRPELCVVVVNNDGGGIFSGLEQAGHPDFERLFGTPHGVSMERVAAMAELPYTRLECATDLPKALLGEGLRLVEVRTGRGDSAALRRRLQQAVDTALAA, via the coding sequence ATGAACCCGTCTACCGCCCTGGCGCGCGTCCTGGTCGACGAGCTCGCCCGCTGCGGGCTGACCGAGGCCGTCGTCGCGCCGGGGTCGCGCTCCACCCCCCTGGCGATGGCGCTGGCCGCCCATCCCGACGTCCGCGTGCACGTGCGCATCGACGAGCGCTCCGCGTCGTTCCTGGCGCTGGGACTGGCCCGTGCCGAGCGCCGGCCGGCGGCGCTGGTGTGCACCTCGGGCACCGCGGCGGCCAACTTCCACCCGGCGGTGCTGGAGGCCGACCAGAGCGGGGTGCCGCTGCTGATCCTCACGGCCGACCGCCCGCCGGAGCTGCGCGACACCGGCGCCAACCAGACGGTGGACCAGATCGACCTCTACGGTTCGGCGGTGCGGATGTTCACCGAGGTCGGCACGCCCGAGGCCGTGCCCGGCATGGTCGCCTACTGGCGGTCGCTGGCGTGCCGGGCCTGGGGCGCGGCCGTGGCCGAGCGGCCCGGCGCGGTCCACCTCAACCTCGCCTTCCGCGAGCCGCTGGTGCCCGAGGAGCCGGCGCCGGGCACCCCGGCCGACTCCGGGTGGCCCGAACCGCTGGCCGGCCGGGCGCAGGGCCGGCCCTGGATCACCGCCGGCGCCCCGCCGGTGGAGCCCCCAACGGTCGAGCTGCCGCCGGTCGAGCGCGGCGTGATCATCTGCGGCGACGGCGACTACGACCCCATCCCGTTCCTGGGCCTGGCCGCGGCCACGGGCTGGCCGCTGCTGGCCGAGCCCACCTCCAACGCCCGCCGCGCCGAGGCGGTCTCCACCTACCGCCACCTGCTGGCCTCGCCCGACTTCGCCGCCGCCCACGAGCCCGAGCTGATCGTGAGCGTGGGCCGGCCCGGGCTGTCCCGCCAGCTCATGGCCTACCTGAAACGGGCGCGCCGGCACGTGGTGGTGGGCCCGGCCCGCGGCTTCGCCGACCCCCAGCGCACCGCCACCGACGTGGTGCCCGCCGTCGCCCCGCCGGCCGGGGCCGACCCCGACACCCCCTGGGCGCGCTCCTGGCGGCGGGCCGAGGCGCGGGCGCGCGCCGCCCTGGACGCCGTCCTCGACGGCGAGGACGCCCTGAGCGAGGTCCGCCTGGCCCGCGACCTGGCCGCCCAGCTGCCCAACGGGTCGCTGCTGTTCGCCGGCTCCAGCATGCCCATACGCGACCTCGACGCCGCCATGAGCGCCCGCTGCGGCGCCCGCATCATCGGCAACCGGGGCGTCAGCGGGATCGACGGCACGGTCTCCACGGCGGTGGGCGCGGCGCTGGCCCACCAGCGCGCCGGCGGGGGCGGCGCCTACGCCCTGCTGGGCGACCTCGCGCTGCTGCACGACCAGAACGGCCTGGTGATCGGGCCGGGCGAGCCCCGCCCCGAGCTGTGCGTGGTGGTGGTCAACAACGACGGCGGCGGCATCTTCTCCGGCCTGGAGCAGGCCGGCCACCCCGACTTCGAGCGGCTGTTCGGCACGCCCCACGGGGTGTCCATGGAGCGGGTGGCGGCCATGGCCGAGCTCCCCTACACCCGCTTGGAGTGCGCCACCGACCTGCCCAAGGCGCTGCTGGGCGAGGGCCTGCGGCTGGTCGAGGTCCGTACCGGGCGCGGCGACTCCGCCGCGCTGCGGCGCCGCCTCCAGCAGGCGGTCGACACCGCGCTGGCCGCCTGA
- a CDS encoding cupin domain-containing protein — MRYVLHLTGLARWRADSGPIAPESLEREGFVHASPDEATVLAVANALYADAAEPMVVLVVDTDRVDAPVRWEPPAPAPPPGAAPGTLFPHVYGPIPRAAVVEVRYARRDHRGVYVGVERRGPTAELLDLLPHPEGGWYGSTWRAGPTVRPEGYAGERPTATAIHFLLHPGEFSRWHRVRSDEVWVFNRGGALELLLGGDGDDPAAEHERVALGTDLEAGRRLQAVVPGGTWQAARLLADQEALVTCVVSPGFDFADFEARDLPPD, encoded by the coding sequence ATGCGGTACGTGCTGCACCTCACCGGCCTCGCGCGCTGGCGCGCCGACTCCGGGCCCATCGCGCCCGAATCCCTGGAGCGCGAGGGCTTCGTGCACGCCTCGCCCGACGAGGCCACGGTGCTGGCCGTGGCCAACGCCCTCTACGCCGACGCCGCCGAGCCGATGGTCGTGCTGGTCGTCGACACCGACCGGGTGGACGCGCCGGTGCGCTGGGAGCCTCCGGCGCCCGCGCCCCCGCCCGGCGCCGCGCCGGGCACCCTTTTCCCCCACGTCTACGGCCCCATCCCGCGGGCGGCCGTGGTCGAGGTGCGCTACGCCCGCCGCGACCACCGAGGGGTGTACGTGGGGGTGGAGCGGCGCGGCCCCACGGCCGAGCTGCTCGACCTGCTGCCCCACCCCGAAGGCGGCTGGTACGGCTCCACGTGGCGGGCGGGCCCCACCGTGCGGCCCGAGGGGTACGCGGGGGAGCGGCCCACCGCCACCGCGATCCACTTCCTGCTGCACCCCGGCGAGTTCTCGCGCTGGCACCGGGTGCGCTCCGACGAGGTGTGGGTGTTCAACCGGGGCGGTGCGCTGGAGCTGCTCCTGGGCGGCGACGGCGACGACCCCGCCGCCGAGCACGAGCGCGTGGCGCTGGGCACCGACCTTGAGGCCGGCCGGCGCCTCCAGGCGGTGGTGCCCGGCGGCACCTGGCAGGCCGCGCGCCTCCTGGCCGACCAGGAGGCGCTGGTGACCTGCGTGGTCTCGCCCGGGTTCGACTTCGCCGACTTCGAGGCCCGCGACCTGCCGCCGGACTGA
- a CDS encoding isochorismate synthase → MIAALDQAPELDVRTRALPSDIDPLERLPAAAPLAWVREGEGIAAWGEAARITLPPEADAAGTDRFTRAAAALEGVWTRTRVSDEVGLPGTGALAFGSFTFDPRSGGSVLVVPRVVCGRRAGKSWVTTVADRGAEHPADPLDAPVPPAAPVGPLTWRQGALAAEEWERTVAEAVARIRGGALEKAVMARDVVAEAARPIDVRTLLRRLARDYPDCYTFSVAGMVGATPELLLRREGDEVHSVVLAGTRPRGATPEEDARLAHELAASAKDAEEHRLAIESLRRTLAPLSAGVDAPDGPELVRLPNVQHLASPAAARLLPGVSTLRVVAALHPTAAVGGTPTPAAVELIAELEGMDRGRYAGPVGWVDSEGNGEWGIALRCAHVEGARARLFAGCGIVAGSEPAAELAEAEAKLRVMRAALTDPPG, encoded by the coding sequence GTGATAGCCGCTCTGGATCAAGCGCCCGAACTGGACGTGCGCACACGCGCCCTGCCCAGTGACATCGACCCCCTGGAGCGGCTGCCGGCCGCCGCTCCGCTGGCCTGGGTGCGCGAGGGCGAGGGCATCGCCGCCTGGGGCGAGGCCGCCCGGATCACCCTGCCGCCCGAGGCCGACGCCGCGGGCACCGACCGCTTCACCCGCGCGGCCGCCGCCCTGGAGGGGGTGTGGACCCGCACCCGCGTCAGCGACGAGGTCGGCCTGCCGGGCACCGGCGCCCTGGCCTTCGGCTCCTTCACCTTCGACCCGCGCTCCGGGGGGTCGGTGCTGGTCGTGCCGCGCGTGGTCTGCGGGCGCCGCGCCGGCAAGTCCTGGGTGACCACCGTGGCCGACCGCGGCGCCGAGCACCCCGCCGACCCCCTGGACGCCCCGGTCCCCCCGGCCGCGCCCGTGGGCCCGCTCACCTGGCGCCAGGGCGCCCTGGCCGCCGAGGAGTGGGAGCGCACGGTGGCGGAGGCGGTGGCGCGCATCCGCGGCGGCGCCCTGGAGAAGGCGGTCATGGCCCGCGACGTGGTCGCCGAGGCCGCCCGCCCCATCGACGTGCGCACCCTGCTGCGCCGGCTGGCCCGCGACTACCCCGACTGCTACACCTTCTCGGTGGCCGGCATGGTCGGCGCCACACCCGAACTGCTGCTGCGCCGCGAGGGCGACGAGGTCCACTCGGTGGTGCTGGCGGGCACCCGCCCGCGCGGCGCCACACCCGAGGAGGACGCCCGCCTGGCGCACGAACTGGCCGCCTCGGCCAAGGACGCCGAGGAGCACCGCCTGGCCATCGAGTCGCTGCGGCGCACCCTGGCGCCGCTCAGCGCCGGCGTCGACGCGCCCGACGGCCCCGAACTGGTGCGGCTGCCCAACGTCCAGCACCTGGCGTCCCCGGCCGCCGCCCGGCTGCTGCCCGGGGTGTCCACCCTGCGGGTGGTGGCGGCCCTGCACCCCACCGCCGCGGTGGGCGGCACGCCCACGCCCGCGGCCGTGGAGCTGATCGCCGAACTGGAGGGCATGGACCGCGGACGCTACGCCGGGCCGGTGGGCTGGGTCGATTCCGAGGGCAACGGCGAGTGGGGCATCGCGCTGCGCTGCGCCCATGTCGAGGGCGCCCGCGCGCGGCTGTTCGCCGGCTGCGGGATCGTGGCCGGCTCCGAGCCCGCGGCCGAACTGGCCGAGGCCGAGGCCAAGCTGCGGGTCATGCGGGCGGCCCTCACCGACCCGCCCGGCTGA